Genomic segment of Gammaproteobacteria bacterium:
GGCGTGAAGAGAAACCCCCTTCAACCCGTGCGCCTCACGCCTCCCGCCTCACGCCTCGCTCCTCACGATTGTTTGGCCCGCTCTTCCAGGATGGCCACGGCCGGGAGGGTCTTACCTTCGAGGAATTCCAGGAAGGCGCCACCGGCGGTGGAGATGTACGAGACCTGATCGTAGATGTCGTATTTCTGGATCGCCGCGATGGTATCGCCGCCGCCGGCGAGCGTGAAGGCGTCGGTCCTGGCGATGGCCTCGGCGATGGCCTGGGTGCCGGCCCCGAACTGATCGAATTCGAACACGCCCACCGGACCGTTCCACACCACGGTACCGGCCTGCATGATGATGTCGACGAGCTCCTGCGCACTCTGCGGGCCGATGTCGAAGATCATGTCGTCGTCATCGACATCGCCGGCGGCCTTCAGCACGGCGGGCTCATTGGCGTCGAACTTCTTGCCACAGACCACGTCGACGGCGATCGGGATGTTCGCACCACGCTGCTTCATCTTCTCGATCAGTGCCTGTGCGGTCGGCACCAGATCGTCCTCACACAGCGACTTGCCGACGTTCTTGCCGGTAGCCTTGAGGAAGGTATTGGCGATACCGCCGCCGACGACCAGCTGATCGACCTTCTCGGACAGGGCTTCCAGTACGGTCAGCTTGGTGGAAACCTTCGAACCACCGACGATGGCGACCATCGGGCGTCGCGGGTTGAGCAGCGCCTTGGTCAGTGCATCCAGTTCGCCGGTCAGCAGAATACCGGCCGCAGCGACCGGGGCATATTTGGCGACACCGTGGGTAGAGGCCTGGGCGCGGTGCGCGGTGCCGAAGGCGTCCATCACGAACACATCGCACAGCGCGGCGTACTTCTTCGCGGTCGCGTCGAGGTTCTTCTTCTCACCTACGTTGATGCGGCAGTTCTCCAGCACCACCAGCTCGCCTGCGGCGACGTCGAAACCACCGTCGACCCAGTCCTTGATCAGGCGCACGGTCTTGCCGAGGCGGCCACCGATGTTGTCGGCGACGGGCTTCAACGATACTTCTTCCGACCACTCGCCCTCGGTCGGGCGACCCAGGTGCGAGGTCACCATCACCTTCGCGCCCTGCTG
This window contains:
- a CDS encoding phosphoglycerate kinase encodes the protein MSVIKLTDLDLKGKRVLIRADLNVPVKDGKVTSDARITASMATINHCLQQGAKVMVTSHLGRPTEGEWSEEVSLKPVADNIGGRLGKTVRLIKDWVDGGFDVAAGELVVLENCRINVGEKKNLDATAKKYAALCDVFVMDAFGTAHRAQASTHGVAKYAPVAAAGILLTGELDALTKALLNPRRPMVAIVGGSKVSTKLTVLEALSEKVDQLVVGGGIANTFLKATGKNVGKSLCEDDLVPTAQALIEKMKQRGANIPIAVDVVCGKKFDANEPAVLKAAGDVDDDDMIFDIGPQSAQELVDIIMQAGTVVWNGPVGVFEFDQFGAGTQAIAEAIARTDAFTLAGGGDTIAAIQKYDIYDQVSYISTAGGAFLEFLEGKTLPAVAILEERAKQS